From a region of the Alnus glutinosa chromosome 1, dhAlnGlut1.1, whole genome shotgun sequence genome:
- the LOC133877739 gene encoding protein OBERON 3 isoform X1, giving the protein MFREKDLPNGAVASEGENSSQSKPSQHISERNRDKPDAKMSFPGKGMGFLRDSEIGSDGFRSKTSKAGTSGSQELTLSYLCDNSKLGLPEKEIPGKNLLNSFEKGALKGREISILENSNQDEKWVERDFLNLNETRGNSSKREVEEEVERENVVDKKPKLETLNLSLALPDVSLSLTAPNPSQNADSLARPKPTRSMQSLAPSNNNPQTTCSNDFPAMSYSYSHPLSHNPSCSLTRNSTENYDYSMGRDDQIWNCGEGTNGSVHSRFKPIGDGVVGLSNNGGGLFSMMQGNQSDRNRDSCNNSHYRTTTSSDNHSFFPSELPARPRIDTQSGDSRGRGSEGFRTLEGVDTSVRVRKVSGQERIIHEIVSKSIPVMAQTIQELPDETVALVKEYLQCIIAMPEKKEEVVGLQSCLERRSDLTKETLSKCHKLQLEILLAVKMGHGNYLSSEIRVPTAELVEMFLYMRCRNVNCRSMLPVDDCDCKICSANKGFCSQCMCPICLNFDCANNTCSWVGCDVCSHWCHAACGIQKNLIKPGPSLKGPSGTTEMQFHCIGCGHASEMFGFVKDVFLCCAKEWGLATLKKELDCVRKIFKGSEDYKGRELHIKADEMLSKLESKMISPSDACNIIIQFFNYTDGMSDFPASGVVSKDLVATQAILRKEATPLPQSTSLPHKYSGYNMSSSSIHNDLLLNDLRQRDRKPSIISELTTEDDFQFRALPKKDGFDSLESLVRIKEAEAMMFENKADEARREAESFRRMIKTKTEKMEEEYAGKLAKLSLQETEERRRKKLEDLKVLENSHCDYYNMKIRMQAEIDGLLERMEATKQQWV; this is encoded by the exons ATGTTTAGAGAGAAAGATCTCCCTAATGGTGCTGTAGCCTCTGAGGGCGAGAACAGCTCGCAGAGCAAGCCCTCCCAGCACATTTCTGAGAGAAACAGGGACAAACCGGATGCGAAAATGAGTTTTCCTGGGAAGGGTATGGGTTTTCTCCGAGATTCAGAAATAGGTTCTGATGGGTTCCGATCAAAAACCTCCAAAGCAGGGACCTCTGGATCCCAGGAGCTCACTCTCAGCTACCTCTGCGACAATTCTAAACTGGGTCTTCCCGAGAAAGAGATTCCCGGGAAAAACTTGCTCAATTCCTTCGAGAAAGGCGCCCTCAAAGGCAGAGAAATCTCCATTCTGGAGAATTCAAACCAAGATGAGAAATGGGTCGAGAGAGATTTCCTGAATTTGAACGAAACCAGAGGGAATTCTTCGAAGCGAGAGGTCGAGGAAGAggttgagagagagaatgtTGTGGATAAGAAGCCAAAGCTAGAGACTCTGAATCTGTCTCTAGCTTTGCCCGATGTATCACTATCTCTCACTGCTCCCAACCCTTCACAAAATGCCGATTCTCTGGCTCGCCCAAAGCCTACTAGGAGCATGCAATCTTTGGCACCGTCTAATAACAATCCCCAAACCACTTGTTCCAATGATTTCCCGGCGATGTCTTACTCGTATTCTCACCCCCTTTCCCACAACCCCAGTTGCTCACTCACACGTAATTCAACGGAAAATTACGATTATTCGATGGGGAGAGATGACCAGATTTGGAATTGTGGGGAGGGAACTAATGGTTCGGTTCATAGTCGGTTTAAGCCGATCGGAGATGGGGTTGTCGGGCTGTCGAATAATGGTGGAGGTCTTTTTTCGATGATGCAGGGAAATCAGAGCGATCGTAATAGGGATTCGTGTAATAATAGTCATTATAGGACTACTACGAGCTCGGATAACCATTCGTTTTTCCCATCTGAGCTCCCAGCTAGACCGAGGATTGATACGCAGTCAGGCGATTCGAGAGGACGGGGTTCAGAGGGTTTCAGGACTTTGGAGGGCGTTGATACTAGTGTGAGAGTTAGGAAGGTTTCTGGACAGGAAAGGATTATTCACGAGATTGTATCAAAGTCTATTCCTGTTATGGCTCAGACAATTCAGGAGCTTCCTGACGAGACTGTTGCATTGGTCAAGGAATACTTGCAATGTATCATTGCAATGCCTGAGAAGAAAGAGGAAGTGGTAGGACTACAAAGTTGCCTTGAACGGAGGTCTGATCTTACTAAGGAGACTTTGTCAAAGTGTCACAAATTGCAGTTGGAAATATTGCTTGCTGTGAAAATGGGACATGGAAACTACTTATCTAGCGAAATACGCGTGCCAACAGCTGAGCTGGTGGAGATGTTTTTGTATATGAGATGTAGAAATGTGAATTGCAGGAGCATGCTGCCTGTTGACGATTGTGACTGCAAGATTTGCTCGGCCAATAAAGGATTTTGCAGTCAGTGCATGTGTCCCATCTGTTTGAACTTTGATTGTGCGAACAATACTTGTAGCTGGGTTGGCTGTGACGTGTGCTCCCATTGGTGCCATGCTGCTTGTGGCATTCAGAAGAATCTGATTAAACCCGGTCCTAGCTTGAAGGGGCCTTCAGGGACTACGGAGATGCAGTTTCACTGTATTGGGTGTGGGCATGCTtcagaaatgtttggtttcgtTAAGGACGTGTTTTTGTGCTGTGCAAAAGAGTGGGGCTTGGCAACCCTGAAAAAGGAACTTGATTGTGTGAGGAAGATTTTCAAGGGAAGTGAAGATTACAAAGGCAGGGAATTGCATATCAAAGCTGATGAGATGCTATCCAAGCTTGAAAGTAAAATGATCTCTCCTTCGGATGCCTGCAACATCATTATTCAGTTCTTTAACT acACAGATGGCATGTCCGACTTTCCTGCTTCAGGTGTGGTTTCAAAAGATTTGGTGGCAACTCAAGCTATTCTTAGGAAAGAAGCAACCCCTCTTCCACAATCGACTTCTCTACCTCACAAATATTCTGGATACAACATGAGCTCTTCTAGTATACATAATGATTTGTTGTTAAATGATCTCCGTCAGCGTGACCGCAAACCTTCCATCATAAGTGAATTGACCACTGAGGATGATTTCCAGTTTCGGGCATTGCCAAAGAAAGACGGGTTTGACAGCTTGGAAAGCTTAGTGCGAATCAAGGAAGCAGAAGCTATGATGTTTGAGAACAAGGCAGATGAAGCACGTAGAGAGGCTGAAAGTTTCCGGCGGATGATTAAGACCAAGACTGAAAAGATGGAAGAAGAGTATGCTGGAAAGCTTGCCAAACTATCTCTGCAAGAGACCGAGGAAAGGCGAAGGAAGAAACTGGAGGACTTAAAGGTTTTGGAAAATTCACATTGTGATTATTACAACATGAAAATAAGAATGCAAGCTGAGATTGACGGTTTGTTAGAGAGAATGGAGGCAACAAAACAGCAATGGGTGTga
- the LOC133877739 gene encoding protein OBERON 3 isoform X2 yields MFREKDLPNGAVASEGENSSQSKPSQHISERNRDKPDAKMSFPGKGMGFLRDSEIGSDGFRSKTSKAGTSGSQELTLSYLCDNSKLGLPEKEIPGKNLLNSFEKGALKGREISILENSNQDEKWVERDFLNLNETRGNSSKREVEEEVERENVVDKKPKLETLNLSLALPDVSLSLTAPNPSQNADSLARPKPTRSMQSLAPSNNNPQTTCSNDFPAMSYSYSHPLSHNPSCSLTRNSTENYDYSMGRDDQIWNCGEGTNGSVHSRFKPIGDGVVGLSNNGGGLFSMMQGNQSDRNRDSCNNSHYRTTTSSDNHSFFPSELPARPRIDTQSGDSRGRGSEGFRTLEGVDTSVRVRKVSGQERIIHEIVSKSIPVMAQTIQELPDETVALVKEYLQCIIAMPEKKEEVVGLQSCLERRSDLTKETLSKCHKLQLEILLAVKMGHGNYLSSEIRVPTAELVEMFLYMRCRNVNCRSMLPVDDCDCKICSANKGFCSQCMCPICLNFDCANNTCSWVGCDVCSHWCHAACGIQKNLIKPGPSLKGPSGTTEMQFHCIGCGHASEMFGFVKDVFLCCAKEWGLATLKKELDCVRKIFKGSEDYKGRELHIKADEMLSKLESKMISPSDACNIIIQFFNYGMSDFPASGVVSKDLVATQAILRKEATPLPQSTSLPHKYSGYNMSSSSIHNDLLLNDLRQRDRKPSIISELTTEDDFQFRALPKKDGFDSLESLVRIKEAEAMMFENKADEARREAESFRRMIKTKTEKMEEEYAGKLAKLSLQETEERRRKKLEDLKVLENSHCDYYNMKIRMQAEIDGLLERMEATKQQWV; encoded by the exons ATGTTTAGAGAGAAAGATCTCCCTAATGGTGCTGTAGCCTCTGAGGGCGAGAACAGCTCGCAGAGCAAGCCCTCCCAGCACATTTCTGAGAGAAACAGGGACAAACCGGATGCGAAAATGAGTTTTCCTGGGAAGGGTATGGGTTTTCTCCGAGATTCAGAAATAGGTTCTGATGGGTTCCGATCAAAAACCTCCAAAGCAGGGACCTCTGGATCCCAGGAGCTCACTCTCAGCTACCTCTGCGACAATTCTAAACTGGGTCTTCCCGAGAAAGAGATTCCCGGGAAAAACTTGCTCAATTCCTTCGAGAAAGGCGCCCTCAAAGGCAGAGAAATCTCCATTCTGGAGAATTCAAACCAAGATGAGAAATGGGTCGAGAGAGATTTCCTGAATTTGAACGAAACCAGAGGGAATTCTTCGAAGCGAGAGGTCGAGGAAGAggttgagagagagaatgtTGTGGATAAGAAGCCAAAGCTAGAGACTCTGAATCTGTCTCTAGCTTTGCCCGATGTATCACTATCTCTCACTGCTCCCAACCCTTCACAAAATGCCGATTCTCTGGCTCGCCCAAAGCCTACTAGGAGCATGCAATCTTTGGCACCGTCTAATAACAATCCCCAAACCACTTGTTCCAATGATTTCCCGGCGATGTCTTACTCGTATTCTCACCCCCTTTCCCACAACCCCAGTTGCTCACTCACACGTAATTCAACGGAAAATTACGATTATTCGATGGGGAGAGATGACCAGATTTGGAATTGTGGGGAGGGAACTAATGGTTCGGTTCATAGTCGGTTTAAGCCGATCGGAGATGGGGTTGTCGGGCTGTCGAATAATGGTGGAGGTCTTTTTTCGATGATGCAGGGAAATCAGAGCGATCGTAATAGGGATTCGTGTAATAATAGTCATTATAGGACTACTACGAGCTCGGATAACCATTCGTTTTTCCCATCTGAGCTCCCAGCTAGACCGAGGATTGATACGCAGTCAGGCGATTCGAGAGGACGGGGTTCAGAGGGTTTCAGGACTTTGGAGGGCGTTGATACTAGTGTGAGAGTTAGGAAGGTTTCTGGACAGGAAAGGATTATTCACGAGATTGTATCAAAGTCTATTCCTGTTATGGCTCAGACAATTCAGGAGCTTCCTGACGAGACTGTTGCATTGGTCAAGGAATACTTGCAATGTATCATTGCAATGCCTGAGAAGAAAGAGGAAGTGGTAGGACTACAAAGTTGCCTTGAACGGAGGTCTGATCTTACTAAGGAGACTTTGTCAAAGTGTCACAAATTGCAGTTGGAAATATTGCTTGCTGTGAAAATGGGACATGGAAACTACTTATCTAGCGAAATACGCGTGCCAACAGCTGAGCTGGTGGAGATGTTTTTGTATATGAGATGTAGAAATGTGAATTGCAGGAGCATGCTGCCTGTTGACGATTGTGACTGCAAGATTTGCTCGGCCAATAAAGGATTTTGCAGTCAGTGCATGTGTCCCATCTGTTTGAACTTTGATTGTGCGAACAATACTTGTAGCTGGGTTGGCTGTGACGTGTGCTCCCATTGGTGCCATGCTGCTTGTGGCATTCAGAAGAATCTGATTAAACCCGGTCCTAGCTTGAAGGGGCCTTCAGGGACTACGGAGATGCAGTTTCACTGTATTGGGTGTGGGCATGCTtcagaaatgtttggtttcgtTAAGGACGTGTTTTTGTGCTGTGCAAAAGAGTGGGGCTTGGCAACCCTGAAAAAGGAACTTGATTGTGTGAGGAAGATTTTCAAGGGAAGTGAAGATTACAAAGGCAGGGAATTGCATATCAAAGCTGATGAGATGCTATCCAAGCTTGAAAGTAAAATGATCTCTCCTTCGGATGCCTGCAACATCATTATTCAGTTCTTTAACT ATGGCATGTCCGACTTTCCTGCTTCAGGTGTGGTTTCAAAAGATTTGGTGGCAACTCAAGCTATTCTTAGGAAAGAAGCAACCCCTCTTCCACAATCGACTTCTCTACCTCACAAATATTCTGGATACAACATGAGCTCTTCTAGTATACATAATGATTTGTTGTTAAATGATCTCCGTCAGCGTGACCGCAAACCTTCCATCATAAGTGAATTGACCACTGAGGATGATTTCCAGTTTCGGGCATTGCCAAAGAAAGACGGGTTTGACAGCTTGGAAAGCTTAGTGCGAATCAAGGAAGCAGAAGCTATGATGTTTGAGAACAAGGCAGATGAAGCACGTAGAGAGGCTGAAAGTTTCCGGCGGATGATTAAGACCAAGACTGAAAAGATGGAAGAAGAGTATGCTGGAAAGCTTGCCAAACTATCTCTGCAAGAGACCGAGGAAAGGCGAAGGAAGAAACTGGAGGACTTAAAGGTTTTGGAAAATTCACATTGTGATTATTACAACATGAAAATAAGAATGCAAGCTGAGATTGACGGTTTGTTAGAGAGAATGGAGGCAACAAAACAGCAATGGGTGTga
- the LOC133877739 gene encoding protein OBERON 3 isoform X3 → MFREKDLPNGAVASEGENSSQSKPSQHISERNRDKPDAKMSFPGKGMGFLRDSEIGSDGFRSKTSKAGTSGSQELTLSYLCDNSKLGLPEKEIPGKNLLNSFEKGALKGREISILENSNQDEKWVERDFLNLNETRGNSSKREVEEEVERENVVDKKPKLETLNLSLALPDVSLSLTAPNPSQNADSLARPKPTRSMQSLAPSNNNPQTTCSNDFPAMSYSYSHPLSHNPSCSLTRNSTENYDYSMGRDDQIWNCGEGTNGSVHSRFKPIGDGVVGLSNNGGGLFSMMQGNQSDRNRDSCNNSHYRTTTSSDNHSFFPSELPARPRIDTQSGDSRGRGSEGFRTLEGVDTSVRVRKVSGQERIIHEIVSKSIPVMAQTIQELPDETVALVKEYLQCIIAMPEKKEEVVGLQSCLERRSDLTKETLSKCHKLQLEILLAVKMGHGNYLSSEIRVPTAELVEMFLYMRCRNVNCRSMLPVDDCDCKICSANKGFCSQCMCPICLNFDCANNTCSWVGCDVCSHWCHAACGIQKNLIKPGPSLKGPSGTTEMQFHCIGCGHASEMFGFVKDVFLCCAKEWGLATLKKELDCVRKIFKGSEDYKGRELHIKADEMLSKLESKMISPSDACNIIIQFFNCVVSKDLVATQAILRKEATPLPQSTSLPHKYSGYNMSSSSIHNDLLLNDLRQRDRKPSIISELTTEDDFQFRALPKKDGFDSLESLVRIKEAEAMMFENKADEARREAESFRRMIKTKTEKMEEEYAGKLAKLSLQETEERRRKKLEDLKVLENSHCDYYNMKIRMQAEIDGLLERMEATKQQWV, encoded by the exons ATGTTTAGAGAGAAAGATCTCCCTAATGGTGCTGTAGCCTCTGAGGGCGAGAACAGCTCGCAGAGCAAGCCCTCCCAGCACATTTCTGAGAGAAACAGGGACAAACCGGATGCGAAAATGAGTTTTCCTGGGAAGGGTATGGGTTTTCTCCGAGATTCAGAAATAGGTTCTGATGGGTTCCGATCAAAAACCTCCAAAGCAGGGACCTCTGGATCCCAGGAGCTCACTCTCAGCTACCTCTGCGACAATTCTAAACTGGGTCTTCCCGAGAAAGAGATTCCCGGGAAAAACTTGCTCAATTCCTTCGAGAAAGGCGCCCTCAAAGGCAGAGAAATCTCCATTCTGGAGAATTCAAACCAAGATGAGAAATGGGTCGAGAGAGATTTCCTGAATTTGAACGAAACCAGAGGGAATTCTTCGAAGCGAGAGGTCGAGGAAGAggttgagagagagaatgtTGTGGATAAGAAGCCAAAGCTAGAGACTCTGAATCTGTCTCTAGCTTTGCCCGATGTATCACTATCTCTCACTGCTCCCAACCCTTCACAAAATGCCGATTCTCTGGCTCGCCCAAAGCCTACTAGGAGCATGCAATCTTTGGCACCGTCTAATAACAATCCCCAAACCACTTGTTCCAATGATTTCCCGGCGATGTCTTACTCGTATTCTCACCCCCTTTCCCACAACCCCAGTTGCTCACTCACACGTAATTCAACGGAAAATTACGATTATTCGATGGGGAGAGATGACCAGATTTGGAATTGTGGGGAGGGAACTAATGGTTCGGTTCATAGTCGGTTTAAGCCGATCGGAGATGGGGTTGTCGGGCTGTCGAATAATGGTGGAGGTCTTTTTTCGATGATGCAGGGAAATCAGAGCGATCGTAATAGGGATTCGTGTAATAATAGTCATTATAGGACTACTACGAGCTCGGATAACCATTCGTTTTTCCCATCTGAGCTCCCAGCTAGACCGAGGATTGATACGCAGTCAGGCGATTCGAGAGGACGGGGTTCAGAGGGTTTCAGGACTTTGGAGGGCGTTGATACTAGTGTGAGAGTTAGGAAGGTTTCTGGACAGGAAAGGATTATTCACGAGATTGTATCAAAGTCTATTCCTGTTATGGCTCAGACAATTCAGGAGCTTCCTGACGAGACTGTTGCATTGGTCAAGGAATACTTGCAATGTATCATTGCAATGCCTGAGAAGAAAGAGGAAGTGGTAGGACTACAAAGTTGCCTTGAACGGAGGTCTGATCTTACTAAGGAGACTTTGTCAAAGTGTCACAAATTGCAGTTGGAAATATTGCTTGCTGTGAAAATGGGACATGGAAACTACTTATCTAGCGAAATACGCGTGCCAACAGCTGAGCTGGTGGAGATGTTTTTGTATATGAGATGTAGAAATGTGAATTGCAGGAGCATGCTGCCTGTTGACGATTGTGACTGCAAGATTTGCTCGGCCAATAAAGGATTTTGCAGTCAGTGCATGTGTCCCATCTGTTTGAACTTTGATTGTGCGAACAATACTTGTAGCTGGGTTGGCTGTGACGTGTGCTCCCATTGGTGCCATGCTGCTTGTGGCATTCAGAAGAATCTGATTAAACCCGGTCCTAGCTTGAAGGGGCCTTCAGGGACTACGGAGATGCAGTTTCACTGTATTGGGTGTGGGCATGCTtcagaaatgtttggtttcgtTAAGGACGTGTTTTTGTGCTGTGCAAAAGAGTGGGGCTTGGCAACCCTGAAAAAGGAACTTGATTGTGTGAGGAAGATTTTCAAGGGAAGTGAAGATTACAAAGGCAGGGAATTGCATATCAAAGCTGATGAGATGCTATCCAAGCTTGAAAGTAAAATGATCTCTCCTTCGGATGCCTGCAACATCATTATTCAGTTCTTTAACT GTGTGGTTTCAAAAGATTTGGTGGCAACTCAAGCTATTCTTAGGAAAGAAGCAACCCCTCTTCCACAATCGACTTCTCTACCTCACAAATATTCTGGATACAACATGAGCTCTTCTAGTATACATAATGATTTGTTGTTAAATGATCTCCGTCAGCGTGACCGCAAACCTTCCATCATAAGTGAATTGACCACTGAGGATGATTTCCAGTTTCGGGCATTGCCAAAGAAAGACGGGTTTGACAGCTTGGAAAGCTTAGTGCGAATCAAGGAAGCAGAAGCTATGATGTTTGAGAACAAGGCAGATGAAGCACGTAGAGAGGCTGAAAGTTTCCGGCGGATGATTAAGACCAAGACTGAAAAGATGGAAGAAGAGTATGCTGGAAAGCTTGCCAAACTATCTCTGCAAGAGACCGAGGAAAGGCGAAGGAAGAAACTGGAGGACTTAAAGGTTTTGGAAAATTCACATTGTGATTATTACAACATGAAAATAAGAATGCAAGCTGAGATTGACGGTTTGTTAGAGAGAATGGAGGCAACAAAACAGCAATGGGTGTga